In one Rugosibacter aromaticivorans genomic region, the following are encoded:
- a CDS encoding WD40/YVTN/BNR-like repeat-containing protein translates to MLIVAGNKGVFSLADDGRTGPSFFAGEQVFALAAHGQRVAVAILKKGVRLSEDGGASWRDISTGLPSQDVRSLAFDPHQPERLYAGTEPPAIACHRGAEWSLCGDLMALPESKDWSFPVRPGIPHVRSITVSPVDSHVIYAAIEVGSFLISRDRGMTWSVAEGIGHDLHRTIIHPAKPDRLLVATGMDTGAYRGGKGVYRSEDGGSTWSSANEGLGHRLYAEDAIAFHPQDPATAFLAAADGIPPHWASIIGLATGVMSGNVYFLSPSKFRRRKGADIAIYRTRDAGKNWALVPDTNQQGLFDMVWALESGYADDGSPAVYFATTGGEVRASYDGGDTWRVIAKEMGAITHLHPLH, encoded by the coding sequence ATGCTGATTGTGGCTGGTAATAAAGGGGTTTTCAGCTTGGCTGACGATGGCCGCACCGGTCCGTCATTTTTTGCAGGTGAGCAGGTTTTTGCGCTGGCAGCGCATGGCCAGCGCGTTGCGGTAGCCATTCTGAAAAAAGGGGTCAGGCTCAGTGAAGATGGCGGGGCCTCCTGGCGGGATATCTCCACAGGATTGCCCTCGCAGGATGTGCGGTCGCTTGCGTTCGATCCCCATCAGCCGGAACGTTTGTATGCCGGCACGGAACCCCCGGCGATCGCATGCCATCGTGGTGCTGAATGGTCGCTTTGTGGCGATCTGATGGCGCTACCTGAATCTAAAGACTGGTCGTTCCCCGTGCGTCCTGGTATTCCCCATGTACGGTCGATCACCGTCAGTCCGGTGGATTCCCACGTGATTTACGCAGCGATTGAAGTGGGTTCGTTTCTCATCAGCCGCGATAGAGGCATGACCTGGTCAGTTGCAGAAGGCATTGGCCATGATCTGCATCGGACCATTATTCATCCAGCAAAACCGGATCGCTTGTTGGTTGCCACGGGGATGGATACCGGTGCTTACCGCGGTGGTAAAGGGGTTTATCGTAGCGAAGATGGGGGAAGCACCTGGTCAAGCGCAAATGAGGGATTAGGCCATCGCCTGTACGCAGAAGATGCCATTGCCTTTCATCCGCAAGATCCGGCCACCGCATTTCTTGCGGCGGCGGATGGTATTCCGCCGCATTGGGCTTCGATCATTGGCCTGGCAACCGGCGTCATGAGCGGCAATGTTTACTTTTTATCTCCGTCAAAATTTCGCCGTCGCAAAGGCGCAGATATTGCCATTTATCGAACACGGGATGCTGGAAAAAACTGGGCGCTTGTGCCCGATACCAATCAGCAGGGTCTGTTCGATATGGTCTGGGCGCTGGAGTCTGGTTATGCCGATGATGGTTCACCTGCCGTTTATTTCGCAACAACGGGAGGGGAAGTGCGTGCGTCTTATGATGGTGGCGATACCTGGCGTGTCATTGCAAAGGAGATGGGGGCGATTACGCATCTGCATCCACTTCACTAA
- a CDS encoding aromatic ring-hydroxylating oxygenase subunit alpha, translating into MSTDYENVRHAIAQRFLNSSDIPKEVFSDPDVYQEELKRFFYGRYWHPVAHRAELPQPDSFKTAWLGEVPLLVTRSAQTDEIRVLVNACAHRGALLEQRTWGEAKEFECSYHRWLFDAQGQFLGAPGRKEFRPDFREEDYSLRRLRVSEHAGLIFVTLDESTPSLAEFLGDALAPLSDSLLDDGKLTLLGYQRVIYQANWKAYIDNDPYHAPLLHKAFHMLGWQGAAGQLVSTQPYGHLCILYAVKKYQDNGYLADPSVVEFRGTDDRARVIALRPVTGITKHVDTINVRFARPLGPDRTEVWYAFFGHASDTAAFAMHRVRQSSNLLGPSGFISIEDAAIYNRLQATARDGGYQRFVKGVGKPRADWTQNDEVSNTDWWGHYREVMGFAEDGFSQKNERG; encoded by the coding sequence ATGTCAACTGATTATGAAAATGTTCGCCACGCGATAGCTCAGCGTTTTCTGAATTCGAGTGATATTCCGAAAGAAGTTTTTTCGGATCCGGATGTCTATCAAGAAGAGCTCAAGCGTTTCTTTTATGGCCGCTATTGGCATCCTGTGGCGCATCGCGCGGAATTGCCTCAGCCGGATAGCTTCAAGACAGCCTGGCTTGGTGAAGTGCCACTGCTGGTAACCCGTTCAGCGCAGACCGATGAGATCCGTGTGTTGGTCAATGCTTGCGCACACCGCGGCGCGCTGCTTGAGCAACGCACCTGGGGCGAAGCGAAGGAATTTGAATGTTCTTATCATCGCTGGCTGTTTGATGCGCAGGGCCAGTTTCTTGGTGCGCCAGGCCGGAAAGAATTTCGCCCCGACTTTCGGGAGGAAGATTACAGCTTGCGTCGTTTGCGTGTTTCAGAGCATGCGGGCTTAATTTTCGTCACGCTCGATGAAAGCACCCCCAGCCTGGCTGAATTTCTTGGTGATGCTCTGGCACCGCTTTCTGATTCCCTGCTGGATGATGGCAAACTCACCCTGTTGGGCTACCAGCGTGTGATTTATCAGGCGAACTGGAAGGCTTATATTGATAACGACCCTTACCATGCTCCGTTACTGCATAAGGCGTTCCATATGCTGGGATGGCAAGGCGCTGCAGGCCAGCTTGTTTCCACCCAGCCTTATGGTCATCTATGTATTTTGTACGCAGTCAAAAAATATCAAGACAATGGCTATCTGGCGGACCCCAGCGTTGTTGAATTCCGGGGAACAGATGACCGAGCGCGCGTGATTGCCTTACGCCCAGTCACCGGTATTACGAAACATGTGGATACGATCAATGTGCGCTTTGCACGCCCTTTGGGTCCCGATCGGACTGAGGTCTGGTACGCCTTTTTCGGACATGCGAGTGACACGGCAGCGTTCGCTATGCATCGTGTCCGTCAATCGTCTAACCTGCTCGGACCGAGTGGATTCATCAGCATCGAGGACGCAGCCATTTATAACCGGCTGCAAGCGACTGCACGCGATGGCGGTTATCAGCGCTTCGTGAAAGGGGTAGGCAAACCGCGCGCTGACTGGACGCAGAATGATGAAGTCTCGAATACTGATTGGTGGGGCCATTATCGCGAAGTGATGGGTTTCGCTGAAGATGGTTTCAGCCAGAAAAATGAAAGGGGTTGA
- a CDS encoding aromatic-ring-hydroxylating dioxygenase subunit beta has protein sequence MPIDITDRLAISDLLAVYGDVLDAGQYDEWPGLFAEECVYTVYDAADAERGLSIGYMLDDCRARVLDRVKFVKEVWRGTVEPYRTRHVTQLARINPAGAGRYTVRSNFMVSYTQPDGTCGLLVAGRAQDVIQVSVGSAQFVERKLYLDGTPARYLVYPL, from the coding sequence ATGCCGATAGATATCACCGATCGCTTGGCCATTAGTGATCTGCTCGCGGTATATGGCGATGTGCTGGACGCCGGTCAATATGATGAATGGCCTGGCTTGTTTGCAGAAGAGTGTGTTTATACGGTGTATGACGCCGCAGATGCGGAACGCGGGCTGTCGATCGGCTATATGCTGGATGACTGTCGCGCCCGTGTGCTTGATCGGGTCAAGTTTGTTAAAGAGGTATGGCGGGGAACGGTTGAGCCTTACCGCACGCGGCATGTCACACAACTCGCCCGCATAAACCCTGCGGGTGCTGGACGTTACACTGTGCGCAGCAATTTCATGGTGTCTTATACACAGCCCGATGGTACCTGTGGTTTGCTGGTGGCCGGTCGTGCGCAAGACGTGATTCAGGTCAGTGTCGGCAGTGCGCAATTTGTTGAACGCAAGCTTTACCTGGATGGTACCCCCGCACGTTACCTTGTTTATCCGTTATAG
- a CDS encoding alcohol dehydrogenase catalytic domain-containing protein, whose translation MLAAVLKGPRDLELQEVTQPKPGPGEVLLEVGFTGICGTDLHEFLRPTFSNPPVVLGHETSGTIVELGAEVHSRKVGERVTVIPMDFCGQCYYCHRAMYHLCDRPGWVGFTRSGAFARYVAVPARLAIPLPENVPLEIGALTEHFTVAFHAMHRADLRIGERVLVLGAGPVGLAVLQCASASGAGSIVAVEPSPLRAQRATDLGATSVVDPAAAESLKDLTQGVGFDVVFDAAGTDGALQLGFNHLRKGGRYMSMCPWEKSPAIDMNRALLSEHDVRFVFGYDMFNDFRGVLDLVSRGVLEAGRQITSRIALKNILADGMLPLVESRDKQIKVMVDLGQ comes from the coding sequence ATGCTAGCCGCTGTATTAAAAGGACCCCGTGATCTGGAGTTGCAAGAGGTAACACAGCCCAAGCCAGGGCCTGGCGAGGTATTGCTTGAAGTCGGGTTTACCGGCATTTGCGGAACCGATCTGCACGAATTTTTAAGGCCGACGTTTTCCAACCCGCCGGTGGTGCTTGGGCACGAAACATCCGGCACGATTGTTGAACTGGGCGCAGAGGTGCATTCGCGTAAAGTGGGCGAGCGGGTGACAGTGATCCCGATGGATTTTTGCGGGCAATGCTATTACTGCCATCGTGCCATGTATCACCTGTGCGATCGGCCCGGCTGGGTTGGTTTCACGCGCAGTGGTGCATTCGCTCGCTATGTTGCCGTGCCCGCGCGCCTGGCGATTCCCTTGCCCGAAAATGTGCCCCTGGAAATCGGTGCCTTGACTGAGCATTTCACGGTGGCGTTTCATGCCATGCATCGCGCAGATTTACGCATTGGCGAACGGGTGCTGGTGCTCGGCGCAGGGCCGGTTGGTCTGGCTGTGCTGCAATGCGCTTCGGCTTCGGGCGCGGGTTCGATTGTGGCGGTAGAGCCAAGTCCCTTGCGTGCGCAACGTGCGACAGATCTCGGGGCGACAAGCGTTGTGGATCCTGCCGCAGCCGAAAGCCTGAAAGATCTGACACAGGGCGTGGGATTCGATGTCGTGTTCGATGCAGCAGGCACGGATGGCGCATTGCAACTGGGGTTTAACCATCTACGCAAAGGCGGACGCTATATGTCGATGTGTCCCTGGGAGAAGTCCCCCGCAATCGATATGAACCGCGCATTGCTTAGCGAGCACGATGTGCGGTTTGTGTTCGGCTACGATATGTTCAACGATTTTCGCGGTGTGCTCGATCTGGTCTCGCGTGGGGTGCTAGAAGCGGGACGTCAGATTACCTCCCGCATTGCCCTGAAAAATATTCTCGCTGACGGTATGCTTCCCTTGGTGGAAAGCCGCGATAAGCAGATCAAAGTGATGGTTGATTTAGGGCAGTAA
- a CDS encoding GlcG/HbpS family heme-binding protein: protein MSKPCFVNQPIIDWAAANDAVKAAIEKAVAMGLRVNAAVVDRGGLLVAFLRMPGAPLHSIDIAIDKAYTAAGFGMPTGMWHEALKAHSAAVQQGVPLRPRFTAFGGGLPIIVEGQVIGGIGVSGALEDEDTACAQAGLKVLGLAD from the coding sequence ATGAGCAAGCCATGTTTTGTGAATCAACCCATCATCGATTGGGCAGCCGCTAATGACGCGGTAAAGGCAGCGATTGAAAAAGCCGTCGCCATGGGGTTGCGCGTGAATGCGGCGGTTGTGGATCGTGGCGGCTTGCTGGTTGCATTTTTACGTATGCCAGGAGCACCATTGCATTCAATAGATATTGCAATAGATAAAGCGTACACCGCAGCGGGTTTTGGTATGCCCACAGGGATGTGGCATGAGGCACTTAAAGCGCATTCCGCGGCCGTGCAACAAGGTGTTCCGCTACGCCCACGGTTTACCGCCTTTGGTGGTGGCTTGCCGATTATTGTGGAGGGTCAGGTGATTGGAGGCATCGGTGTGTCTGGCGCACTGGAAGACGAGGATACAGCGTGTGCCCAAGCCGGTCTCAAGGTTTTGGGTCTGGCGGATTGA
- a CDS encoding aromatic ring-hydroxylating oxygenase subunit alpha, giving the protein MGDFDALINTKDGIQSRRIFHDQAIYDLEMERIFARCWLFLTHESLIPNTGDYITTKMGQDNVIVVRQQSGKVRAFVNSCSHRGARVCAAEAGNTRSFVCSYHGWAYGIDGSLQGVPLEKEVYNNQLDKSSHGLVEVALVDNFCGFIYGCFDPQAPSLREYLGEAAWYLEAWMGAPGGTELIGPPSRSILYCNWKTPGENFIGDMYHVGWTHASSTQVLFSQSPLMALQGNASLPAPAEVMGMHFTSRGGHGAAITYGGRGGIYTTARENEMLLAWLAAQTPKVAERLGEVRAKFYNSAWDGTIFPNNSFLVGPNTFKVWLPRGPGAIEALTWTWVEKDMPKELKRIIARNMNQTFGTAGMLESEDADNMESMTQSNDGLVTRRGTLNAQMGLGREREDVVMPGVVSDAMINELSHRGFYRYYQEMLVAESWDELRANSSKWKKAHLER; this is encoded by the coding sequence ATGGGTGATTTCGACGCGTTAATCAATACAAAAGACGGTATTCAAAGTCGGCGGATTTTTCACGATCAAGCTATTTACGATCTTGAAATGGAGCGCATTTTTGCGCGCTGCTGGTTGTTTTTGACGCATGAAAGTTTGATCCCCAATACGGGCGATTACATTACCACCAAGATGGGCCAGGATAATGTCATTGTCGTGCGTCAGCAGAGCGGCAAGGTGCGGGCTTTTGTGAATTCATGCTCGCATCGTGGCGCACGAGTTTGCGCGGCCGAAGCGGGTAATACGCGCAGCTTTGTGTGCAGCTACCACGGCTGGGCGTATGGCATTGATGGTTCGCTGCAAGGCGTGCCGCTAGAAAAAGAGGTTTATAACAACCAGCTCGATAAATCATCTCATGGCCTCGTAGAGGTGGCGCTGGTGGATAATTTTTGCGGTTTTATCTATGGCTGCTTTGACCCGCAGGCACCTTCGCTACGCGAATATCTCGGTGAAGCTGCCTGGTATCTTGAAGCCTGGATGGGCGCACCGGGAGGCACTGAATTGATTGGCCCGCCTAGCCGCTCGATTCTGTACTGCAACTGGAAAACGCCGGGCGAGAATTTTATTGGCGATATGTATCACGTGGGCTGGACACATGCCTCATCAACACAGGTGCTGTTTTCCCAATCGCCGCTGATGGCGTTGCAAGGCAATGCGTCGCTACCCGCGCCGGCAGAAGTCATGGGGATGCATTTTACGAGCCGAGGCGGGCATGGTGCAGCGATTACTTATGGCGGCCGCGGGGGTATTTATACTACCGCGCGTGAAAACGAGATGTTGCTGGCGTGGCTTGCTGCACAGACGCCCAAAGTGGCAGAGCGGCTAGGCGAGGTGCGTGCCAAGTTTTACAACTCTGCCTGGGATGGCACGATCTTCCCCAACAATTCATTTCTTGTCGGCCCCAATACCTTCAAGGTTTGGTTGCCACGCGGCCCGGGCGCGATTGAAGCCTTGACGTGGACATGGGTCGAAAAAGATATGCCCAAAGAGTTGAAGCGGATTATCGCCAGAAACATGAACCAGACATTCGGCACGGCGGGCATGCTCGAATCTGAGGACGCCGATAATATGGAGTCGATGACTCAGTCTAATGATGGCCTGGTGACGCGCCGTGGAACACTCAATGCTCAAATGGGCCTGGGTCGTGAACGGGAAGATGTGGTGATGCCCGGTGTCGTGAGTGATGCGATGATCAATGAGCTATCTCACCGCGGGTTCTATCGTTATTACCAGGAAATGCTGGTGGCTGAAAGTTGGGATGAGCTGCGTGCTAATTCATCAAAGTGGAAAAAAGCCCATCTTGAGCGTTAG
- a CDS encoding aromatic-ring-hydroxylating dioxygenase subunit beta yields MTKHNNEREVTREVRDEIERFLFREARLIDSEQEREWLETMVDAEITYQVFSRQLRYRKDTRGSGDKEVYFFDDNYADLAHRVELCETGMQWVADPPNRLRRIVGNIEGFEGERAGEYRVYSNCMVTRNRMVYEQMSYAYGREDILRRGVDGRLKLLQRVVDFEERFVRGKNLLFIL; encoded by the coding sequence TTGACAAAGCATAATAATGAGCGAGAAGTCACTCGTGAAGTACGGGATGAGATTGAACGGTTTTTGTTTCGCGAAGCGCGGCTGATTGATTCTGAACAAGAGCGTGAGTGGCTGGAAACGATGGTTGATGCCGAGATTACATATCAGGTCTTTAGCCGTCAGTTGCGTTACCGCAAAGACACGCGAGGCAGTGGCGACAAGGAAGTGTATTTCTTTGACGATAACTATGCCGATCTTGCACACCGAGTTGAATTGTGCGAGACGGGTATGCAGTGGGTTGCCGACCCACCCAATCGGCTGCGACGCATTGTCGGCAACATTGAAGGGTTTGAAGGTGAGCGGGCAGGAGAATATCGGGTCTATTCAAACTGCATGGTCACGCGTAATCGGATGGTCTATGAGCAGATGAGCTATGCCTATGGCCGAGAAGATATCCTGCGGCGTGGTGTGGATGGACGATTAAAGCTATTGCAGCGTGTGGTCGATTTTGAAGAGCGGTTTGTGCGCGGAAAAAATTTGTTGTTTATCCTGTAA
- a CDS encoding fatty acid desaturase, translating to MSRHPGVVEIIGAITSMAIITAAVGLPIGHEMFHRSEPVSRFLGGVLSNLFLTSYIELEHNKNHHVETSSALDVDTPRRGEAVYPFILRLFIFIHTNSFAQERRRMAGYGKSVWFSPSSRVFWQWVGAVSLLGVFYFADGWRGVLIAALTALLGSAIVTIFSYVQHYGLQRVPGTPIEKRHALNHTRPVSRVLTFEIVTHSQHHIDPTTPYWKLPAFKDAPLVGSAIGYFFLSLVPPLWHRVMRHHLARWDSEFASPAEKELAKKANIDAGWAA from the coding sequence GTGAGCCGGCATCCGGGTGTGGTCGAAATCATCGGCGCGATAACATCAATGGCTATCATTACGGCGGCCGTTGGCTTGCCTATTGGCCATGAAATGTTTCATCGCTCAGAGCCGGTTTCGCGTTTTCTTGGCGGGGTACTTTCCAACCTGTTCCTGACCAGCTACATCGAACTGGAACATAACAAGAATCACCATGTCGAAACCTCATCGGCGCTGGATGTCGATACCCCGCGGCGGGGGGAGGCGGTTTATCCGTTTATCTTGCGCCTGTTTATTTTCATTCATACCAACAGCTTTGCGCAGGAACGTCGGCGGATGGCGGGATATGGCAAGTCGGTCTGGTTTTCGCCCAGCTCCCGGGTGTTCTGGCAATGGGTCGGTGCGGTATCGCTATTGGGTGTGTTTTATTTCGCTGATGGCTGGCGCGGTGTGTTGATCGCTGCCTTGACAGCCTTGCTGGGTAGCGCCATTGTGACGATCTTCAGTTATGTGCAACATTACGGGCTGCAACGCGTGCCCGGTACGCCGATTGAAAAGCGCCATGCGTTGAACCACACACGGCCTGTTTCTCGGGTGCTCACGTTTGAAATTGTCACCCATTCGCAACACCATATTGATCCAACCACACCTTACTGGAAATTGCCCGCCTTTAAAGATGCACCGTTGGTGGGTAGTGCGATAGGATATTTTTTCCTTTCGCTAGTCCCTCCGCTGTGGCACCGTGTCATGCGGCACCATCTTGCCCGGTGGGATAGTGAATTTGCCAGTCCGGCAGAAAAAGAACTGGCGAAGAAAGCCAATATTGATGCAGGTTGGGCGGCGTAA
- a CDS encoding aromatic ring-hydroxylating oxygenase subunit alpha, with translation MNAPLSADALKQDKLRQLLSDLENRVVVNGPGDIALGARNIYTDPTLFELELEHLIEGGWVYAAHESQLPNPNDYFTINVGRQPVVLTRDAEGKVHGFLNVCAHRGAKVVRHTKGNQKVHLCMFHGWCYNSKGELINVTDEADGGYPPGFDRKHLGLTPVAKLESYRGFIWVSLNPDVPPLKEYLNGSTTFIDLLVDQSPTGELEVLPGETTYIYQGNWKLQAENGLDGYHLPTTHANYFMTVGQRAKGLSGNTTKTVDPKGIYNDSGFLAFKYGHGLIYFNYPNPQIRPGYEMREGHLARHGELRTQWMTEKTRNLLIMPNVFLMDQASTQIRVFRPLAVDRTEVTTYCVAPKGESAESREHRLRQYEDFFNASGMATPDDIAEFRNCQIGYQAKGAPWSEFSRGKSRWLKGTNEQGIQLGVDAQMSSTHGADEGLYVNILEEWALRMQYIVKNEIEKQA, from the coding sequence ATGAATGCCCCCTTATCTGCAGACGCACTCAAGCAAGACAAACTGCGTCAGTTACTCAGCGACCTGGAAAACCGGGTCGTCGTCAATGGCCCGGGCGATATCGCGCTCGGCGCGCGTAACATCTACACGGACCCGACGCTGTTCGAGCTGGAGCTGGAACACCTGATTGAAGGCGGGTGGGTGTATGCGGCGCATGAAAGCCAGCTGCCCAACCCCAACGACTACTTCACCATCAACGTGGGTCGGCAACCCGTCGTCCTCACCCGAGATGCAGAGGGCAAGGTTCACGGTTTTCTGAACGTCTGCGCCCACCGTGGCGCCAAAGTGGTGCGCCACACCAAAGGCAACCAGAAAGTGCACCTGTGCATGTTTCACGGCTGGTGTTACAACTCGAAAGGCGAACTCATCAACGTCACCGACGAAGCCGACGGTGGCTACCCCCCTGGCTTCGATCGCAAACACCTGGGCCTGACCCCGGTGGCTAAACTGGAAAGCTACCGCGGCTTTATCTGGGTCAGTCTCAACCCTGACGTGCCGCCGTTAAAGGAATACCTCAACGGCTCGACCACCTTTATTGACCTGCTGGTCGATCAATCGCCGACGGGCGAACTTGAAGTGCTGCCCGGTGAGACGACCTACATCTACCAGGGCAACTGGAAGCTGCAGGCTGAGAATGGCTTGGATGGCTATCACTTACCCACAACGCATGCGAACTATTTCATGACGGTAGGACAGCGCGCTAAAGGCTTATCCGGCAATACCACTAAAACAGTGGACCCCAAGGGTATTTATAACGACAGTGGTTTTCTGGCGTTCAAATATGGGCACGGGCTGATTTATTTTAATTATCCCAATCCGCAAATACGGCCGGGGTATGAGATGCGTGAAGGTCATCTTGCGCGGCATGGCGAGTTACGTACGCAATGGATGACAGAAAAAACACGCAATTTGCTTATCATGCCGAATGTGTTTTTAATGGATCAGGCGAGCACGCAAATTCGTGTTTTTCGACCCTTGGCTGTTGATCGCACCGAGGTGACAACTTATTGCGTTGCGCCCAAGGGCGAAAGCGCTGAGAGTCGCGAGCATCGGTTGCGTCAATATGAGGATTTCTTCAATGCCAGCGGCATGGCAACGCCTGACGATATTGCCGAGTTTCGCAATTGCCAGATTGGTTATCAGGCCAAAGGGGCACCTTGGAGTGAGTTTTCTCGAGGGAAGTCGCGCTGGCTTAAAGGGACAAACGAACAAGGCATTCAGTTGGGTGTGGATGCGCAAATGAGCAGTACCCATGGTGCAGATGAGGGTCTATACGTCAACATCCTCGAAGAGTGGGCATTGCGCATGCAATACATTGTGAAAAATGAGATCGAAAAACAAGCCTGA
- a CDS encoding fatty acid desaturase, whose product MLIEWVRCLAPSFLVVLAAAGIALGGIWVWAGFVGVLILVLADGFSQTDIVIHTRFPAWFYTAALYLPLPVLCFLWFVFAQQIAADVATTSQRLVTLGSVAFLTTLGALPAAHELSHRKNRIAQLCARIYSTILGLPMYDIYHIHGHHIDVGTVQDHDTPRRGQTIYSFVYPSLYKSLRTAVGIERARLAKLGHRIFWWRGRIFESFWMLTAWFSGFIYFAGLRGIPYFLMTWLLAWLIFGGFNYTQHYGLIRKPGTAIAPRHSWNHLKAFSRAITFEISNHSEHHLDPDKRYEYLRPVPNAPQMPSIVLCFAASFVPFIWENWIVKSRLKYWDLNAEPEEQVLAVVENRRAGWQ is encoded by the coding sequence GTGTTGATTGAATGGGTTCGCTGTTTGGCACCTTCTTTTCTTGTAGTGCTTGCTGCGGCGGGTATCGCGCTTGGTGGCATTTGGGTTTGGGCCGGCTTTGTCGGGGTGTTGATATTGGTACTGGCGGATGGATTTTCTCAAACGGATATCGTTATCCATACGCGGTTTCCCGCCTGGTTTTATACCGCCGCGTTGTATCTTCCACTGCCTGTACTTTGCTTCCTGTGGTTTGTTTTTGCACAACAGATCGCTGCTGATGTGGCAACAACGAGTCAGCGCCTAGTCACCCTGGGTTCCGTTGCCTTTTTGACGACACTGGGTGCGCTGCCTGCCGCGCATGAACTCTCGCATCGTAAAAACCGGATAGCCCAGTTGTGCGCGCGGATTTATTCGACAATCCTGGGTTTGCCCATGTATGACATTTACCATATTCATGGCCATCACATTGATGTGGGAACTGTGCAGGACCACGACACGCCAAGGCGAGGGCAGACGATTTACAGCTTTGTTTATCCCTCTCTTTATAAAAGTCTGCGAACGGCAGTGGGCATCGAGCGCGCGCGACTTGCCAAGTTGGGACACCGTATTTTTTGGTGGCGTGGTCGAATTTTTGAGTCGTTTTGGATGCTCACCGCCTGGTTCAGTGGGTTTATCTATTTTGCCGGTCTGCGCGGAATACCCTATTTCCTTATGACATGGCTTCTGGCCTGGTTGATTTTTGGCGGATTTAACTATACCCAGCACTATGGCTTGATACGCAAACCGGGCACAGCGATTGCGCCGAGACACTCCTGGAATCATCTCAAGGCGTTTAGTCGTGCCATAACCTTTGAAATTTCAAATCATTCGGAACACCATCTTGATCCGGATAAAAGGTATGAATACTTGCGGCCTGTGCCCAATGCACCGCAGATGCCTAGTATTGTGCTTTGTTTTGCTGCCTCATTCGTGCCTTTTATCTGGGAAAACTGGATCGTTAAATCGCGGT